ATAAAGTCTAAAACAATGTGATTAGCAAGTATTTTAGGAAAGGCTGAAAAAATCTTGCTGGCTTCAGGATTTTCAATGTCCTGTTCAATGGAAATCAAACCCTCCTTTTTTATCTTCTTAAAGATATCATTTAAAAGAAGAAGGAGATCTACAAAATCATCCTTAGTGTAAACTCCGGGCTTGGTTAAGGCCTTAATTGAGCCCTGCACAATGCCCTTAACTACCGTCATGTTATTGGCAGTAAGAAGAGAACCAGCCGCTGCTCCAAAGATAATTAACCATTCAACAGGCTGAATGATAACGGAAAAGTTCCCATGCTCCAAGGCATAGCCAACAAAGACACATAAAATGACTACAATGAAACCAACTATGGATGGCATTTAAAAGCCCTTTTTCTCCCTTATGAGTTCTCTTTCTTTTTGAAGAATGAAAAAACTCAATTTTTCTCTAATATCTGGTGTCAGATGGAGCCATTCAAGAGCAACCTCATAATATTCTTCTCTTTTTTCACATCTCACAACCCTTCCATAGAGGTAAAATCCCAAGGGTTGATAGAGTTCAAGAACAAGTTTTACCTCTAAAGGGGTTCCAATCTCAAAGGGCTCGCTACTGAGGAATCGCACTCCCTTTTCACTTAAATTTACTTTTTTGAGGGGGAGCTCATTAAATCCTTCTTTTTCCTTGGTCAAGAGATTGATGAGGTAATCCAGTTTGGCATTAATAAGTTTTAACCAATTGTTTAAAGCCTCATCTAAGGTATCTTTTAAAGGTATATAGGAAAAAAGGGGCATATCGCCTACAATTCTTGCCTCTTTATCCTGGAGGTCTTTATCTGCCACAGGAGCAACTCCAAAAGGAATAACTACATCAATTCTTACTGCTTCTCTTTCCATGGCTATCTCTTTTATCGGCTTAAATTTTTCTCTCTTTAAGTTTTTATTATAACTTTTCCTATGCCCTTGACAAGCTATAATTTATAAGTAAAATCCCATTTAATTTCAAATCTTGTAAAAGGAGGTGTTAAGATGTCCGAAGTTCTTTATGTGGTTGGGCATAAGAACCCCGATACTGATTCTATTTGTTCGGCTATTGCTTTTGCTTATCTCTGGAATGAATGGAAAAAAAAGGGAATTCTTGCTCAGATGAAGATGCCTGAACTTGAAGCTGTTCCTGTAAGACAGGGAGAGCCCAATGCTGAGACCAAGTTTGTCCTTGAGAAGTTTGGTTTTTCTGTTCCTGAGATGATGACGGATGGAGCCGGGAAAAAGGTAGCCCTTGTGGATCATTCTGATGTGGTTCAGAGTGTGGATAACTTTGCTCAAGCTGAAGTTGTAGCAGTTGTTGACCATCACAAGATTGGAGATGTAGCAACTCCTAATCCTATCTGTTTTGTCAATTTGCCAGTAGGGTGTTCAGCAACCACCCTTAAGTTCCTTTTTGACAAGACCGGGGTTGAGATCCCTAAAAACATCGCAGGAATTATGCTCTCTGCTATTTTAAGTGATACCGTTATCTTCAAATCTGCAACCACAACCCCTATGGATAAAACTGCTGGTGAAGAGTTAGCAAAGATTGCTGGTGTGGAGGATCTTACCAAACTTGGAATAGAGGTTAAATCCAAGCTTTCAGATGTAAGTGGTATGGCTGTCAGAGATATCATTATGAGGGACTATAAGGATTACAATATGAGTGGAAAGAAGGTTGGAGCTGGGCAGATTGAAGTAATTGATCTATCCCTTATTGAGGGAAGAAAGGATGAAATTTACAATGAGCTTGTGAAGATGAAACAGGAAGGAGGATATCATAGCATTGTATTCATGCTTACTGATATTATGAAAGAGGGCACCGAGCTCTTTGTAGTAACCGATGAACCTGCTCTTATTGAAAAGGCCTTTGGTAAAAAGATTGAAGGTAAAGGGATGTGGCTTGATGGAGTAATGAGCAGAAAGAAACAGGTGATCCCACCTTTAGAAAAGGCCTTTGCAGGTTAATATTTGAGGGGGCTTTAAGCCCCCTTTTTTATTCCCAGACCTTTTCAATTTTAAAACTTATATCTACTGCTTTTACTGAATGGGTAAGTGCCCCGGAGGATACAAAATTTACACCAAGACCAGCATATTTTTTAAGATTTTCCTCAGTTATCCCTCCAGAGACCTCAATTAAAAGGTTAGGTCTCTGTTTGCGAATTAGAGATACTGCAATCTTGAGATCCTCCTCAGAAAAATTATCCAGCAAGAGGGCATCCACTTTTGTTCCTTTTTCAAGAATAAATTTGAGCTCATCTAAGGTCTTAATCTCTATCTCTACCTTGAGGGTATGAGATTGAGTCTCAAGTTTTTCTATTATCTTTTCAAGACCACCAAGAGCCTTGATGTGGTTGTCTTTAATAAGAATCCCATCAGAAAGGGAAAAACGGTGATTTTGGCCTCCTCCGATCTTTACCGCATATTTTTGCAAAATCTTCAGCCCGGGTAGGGTCTTGCGGGTATCAAGAAGAATAGTTGAATTATTAAGTATTTCTGACATTTTACGAACCTTGGTTGCAATACCGGATAGATGTTGTAAAAAGTTGAGGGCAACCCTTTCTCCCTTTAAAAGACCCTGGATCTTTCCTTCGGCTATACCAATCCTGGTTTGAGATGGAACAAGGGTTCCTTCTGAAAAGTGCCAGGTGATTTTTATTTCCGGGTCTATCTCATGGAAAACCGCTTCAGCAACCCTCTCTCCACAGATGACAAGTTCACTTTTGGCAAGAAAATAGGCGGATCCTTTTAATCCTGGAGGGATAAGAAGCTCTGTAGTCCTATCCCCGAAGGGAAGATCCTCTTCTAAGGCTTTTAAAACAATCTCTCTTATCTGCCATTTTTCCATAATTTCCACAAAACCTCTGGAAAAAATAAAGATAAGACTTAATTTTTATGTTAACTGAAGATTTCCTTTTGTAAAGAGCAGAGGAGGAAAGACTATGGATGAGGCAAAGGAAAAGGAGGAAGTTTCTGTTGAAGAGGAGGGCCAGGTCAAATTAGAGGAATTAAAGGAATGGAAGGAAAGGGCCCTAAGATACGCAGCTGAACTTGAAAATCTCAAGAAATCCTTTAAAAGAGAAAGGGAGGAATATTTTAAATTTGCCTTAGAGACAGTTTTTAAGGAGCTTTTACCCTCAATTGACAATTTAGAGATGGCCTTAAAGTCCTTTGAGACTTCATCTAATGTGGAAGCCCTCAAGCAAGGAGTTGAGCTTACTCTTAAAGTGCTTGTTCAGACCCTTGAAAAATTTGGGCTCAAACAATTTGAGCCAGCGGTAGGAGAGCCCTTTCATCCTCATTTTCACGAGGCCTTACATGTGGAACCCCATCCAGAGGTACCCAATGGTGGAATCACCAAGGTCTTTCAAAAGGGATACAAGCTTCACGAGAGGGTATTAAGACCGGCCCTGGTCTGTGTTTGCCAGGGTAGTCCAGTAAATAAAGAAGAAAAATCCTTAGATGAAAACAACCAAATTGAAAATGAATAAATTTTAAAAAGGAGGGTTGAGCTATGGCTAAGAAAGTGCCTGTGGTGGGAATTGATCTTGGAACGACTAATTCCTGTTCCGCTATCTTTGAAGGTGGTGAACCTAAGGTCATACCCAATAGAGAAGGTGCAAGAACTACCCCTTCTATTGTTGCCTTTCAAGAAAGCGGAGAAATTTTAGTTGGACTTCCAGCTAAAAGGCAAGCTATCATTAATGCAGAAAACACAATTTTTGGTATCAAAAGGCTTATGGGCAGAAAATTCAATGATCCCCTTGTTCAGGAGTGGAAAAAGAAGGTTCCCTATAAAATAGTGGAAGCCCCTAATGGTGATGCTCATGTAGAGATCAGGGGAAAACGCTATAGCCCTCCTGAAATCTCAGCCATGATTCTGAGAAAGATTAAACAAGATCTTGAGGAGTATCTGGGAGAAGAGGTTACTGATGTAGTTATCACAGTTCCTGCTTATTTTGATGATACCCAAAGACAGGCAACCAAGGATGCCGGAAGAATTGCTGGATTAAATGTGCTAAGAATTATCAATGAGCCTACTGCGGCTTGCTTAGCCTATGGCCTTGAAAAGAAAAAAGAGGGTATTATTGCAGTCTTTGACCTGGGTGGAGGAACCTTTGATATTTCCATCCTGGAAATTGGAGACGGTGTCTTTGAAGTCAAGTCAACCTCTGGGGATACCTTTCTCGGTGGAGAAGACTTTGATATGAAGATTGTGGATTATTTGGCTGAAGAATTTAGAAAGGAACATGGTATTGATCTAAAACAGGATAAGATGGCACTACAGAGGCTAAAAGAGGCAGCTGAAAAGGCTAAAATTGAGCTTTCCTCAACCCTTGAGACAGAAATTAATCTCCCCTTTATTACTGCTGATGCCACAGGACCAAAGCATCTTGTTACCAAACTTACCCGGGCCAAGTTGGAAAGCTTGGTTGAAGACCTTATTCAAAAGCTTGAGGAACCCTGCAGAATTGCTATGAAAGATGCCGGAATTACGCCTCAGGATATAAATGAAGTCATTCTTGTTGGTGGTATGACCCGTATGCCAAGAGTCCAGCAAAAGGTAAAAGAGATCTTCGGGAAAGAACCTGTGAAGGGAGTAAATCCCGATGAAGTTGTGGCTATGGGGGCTTCTATTCAGGCTGGGGTTCTAAAAGGGGAGGTCAAAGATGTCCTTCTCCTTGATGTAGTGCCCCTTTCTCTTGGAATTGAAACCCTCGGTGGTGTTTTTACCGTGCTTATTCCCAGAGGAACAACTATTCCCACAAGAAGAAGCCAGATTTTTACTACCGCCACAGACAATCAGACCGCTGTTACCATACATGTTTTGCAAGGTGAAAGACCTTTAGCCAAGGACAACAAAAGTATTGCTAAGTTTGATCTCGTTGGAATTCCTCCTGCTCCAAGAGGTGTTCCTCAAATTGAAGTTACCTATGATATTGATGCGGATGGAATTCTTCATGTCACAGCTAAGGACTTAGGGACTGGAAAGGAACAATCCATTGTAGTGAGACCAAGTTCCGGGCTTTCAGAGGAGGAGATTCAGAGAATTTTAAAAGAGGCTGAGCAGTATGCCGAAGAAGATAGAAGGAAAAAGGAACTTGCCGAGGCCAGAAATCAAGGTGACTCTCTCATCTATTCCGTTGAAAAGACTTTAAGGGAGTTGGGAGATAAGGTCTCAGAAGACTTAAGAAGAGATGTAGAGGAAAAAATCAGGATCTTAAGGGAAAAATTAGAGGGAGAAGACCTTGATGCTATAAAGAGGGCAAGTGACGATCTTACTCAGGCTTCATACAGGCTTGCTGAGATGCTTTATAAGAGTAAGGCTCAAGGAACAGGAGCTGGTGAGTCCACAGAAAAAAAACCCGGAGATGAGGTTATTGATGCGGATTTTGAAGAAATGAAGTAATG
This window of the Caldimicrobium thiodismutans genome carries:
- the dnaK gene encoding molecular chaperone DnaK, with product MAKKVPVVGIDLGTTNSCSAIFEGGEPKVIPNREGARTTPSIVAFQESGEILVGLPAKRQAIINAENTIFGIKRLMGRKFNDPLVQEWKKKVPYKIVEAPNGDAHVEIRGKRYSPPEISAMILRKIKQDLEEYLGEEVTDVVITVPAYFDDTQRQATKDAGRIAGLNVLRIINEPTAACLAYGLEKKKEGIIAVFDLGGGTFDISILEIGDGVFEVKSTSGDTFLGGEDFDMKIVDYLAEEFRKEHGIDLKQDKMALQRLKEAAEKAKIELSSTLETEINLPFITADATGPKHLVTKLTRAKLESLVEDLIQKLEEPCRIAMKDAGITPQDINEVILVGGMTRMPRVQQKVKEIFGKEPVKGVNPDEVVAMGASIQAGVLKGEVKDVLLLDVVPLSLGIETLGGVFTVLIPRGTTIPTRRSQIFTTATDNQTAVTIHVLQGERPLAKDNKSIAKFDLVGIPPAPRGVPQIEVTYDIDADGILHVTAKDLGTGKEQSIVVRPSSGLSEEEIQRILKEAEQYAEEDRRKKELAEARNQGDSLIYSVEKTLRELGDKVSEDLRRDVEEKIRILREKLEGEDLDAIKRASDDLTQASYRLAEMLYKSKAQGTGAGESTEKKPGDEVIDADFEEMK
- a CDS encoding PilZ domain-containing protein, which encodes MEREAVRIDVVIPFGVAPVADKDLQDKEARIVGDMPLFSYIPLKDTLDEALNNWLKLINAKLDYLINLLTKEKEGFNELPLKKVNLSEKGVRFLSSEPFEIGTPLEVKLVLELYQPLGFYLYGRVVRCEKREEYYEVALEWLHLTPDIREKLSFFILQKERELIREKKGF
- a CDS encoding nucleotide exchange factor GrpE, whose translation is MDEAKEKEEVSVEEEGQVKLEELKEWKERALRYAAELENLKKSFKREREEYFKFALETVFKELLPSIDNLEMALKSFETSSNVEALKQGVELTLKVLVQTLEKFGLKQFEPAVGEPFHPHFHEALHVEPHPEVPNGGITKVFQKGYKLHERVLRPALVCVCQGSPVNKEEKSLDENNQIENE
- the nadC gene encoding carboxylating nicotinate-nucleotide diphosphorylase, yielding MEKWQIREIVLKALEEDLPFGDRTTELLIPPGLKGSAYFLAKSELVICGERVAEAVFHEIDPEIKITWHFSEGTLVPSQTRIGIAEGKIQGLLKGERVALNFLQHLSGIATKVRKMSEILNNSTILLDTRKTLPGLKILQKYAVKIGGGQNHRFSLSDGILIKDNHIKALGGLEKIIEKLETQSHTLKVEIEIKTLDELKFILEKGTKVDALLLDNFSEEDLKIAVSLIRKQRPNLLIEVSGGITEENLKKYAGLGVNFVSSGALTHSVKAVDISFKIEKVWE
- a CDS encoding manganese-dependent inorganic pyrophosphatase — encoded protein: MSEVLYVVGHKNPDTDSICSAIAFAYLWNEWKKKGILAQMKMPELEAVPVRQGEPNAETKFVLEKFGFSVPEMMTDGAGKKVALVDHSDVVQSVDNFAQAEVVAVVDHHKIGDVATPNPICFVNLPVGCSATTLKFLFDKTGVEIPKNIAGIMLSAILSDTVIFKSATTTPMDKTAGEELAKIAGVEDLTKLGIEVKSKLSDVSGMAVRDIIMRDYKDYNMSGKKVGAGQIEVIDLSLIEGRKDEIYNELVKMKQEGGYHSIVFMLTDIMKEGTELFVVTDEPALIEKAFGKKIEGKGMWLDGVMSRKKQVIPPLEKAFAG